The DNA sequence GCTAAATACGTCCTTATCGCTTTAACCGCGGGCTTTGCCGTAAAGATGGCTGTGTTTCCAGTGCACCTCTGGCTCCCCGACGCCCACTCAGAAGCACCCGCACCCATGTCTGCCCTGCTCAGCGGCGTCATCATCAGCGCCGGAGCTTACGCGATACTACGTCTCTCCTTCGGCGTCGTGTTCCCCGCCGTCGGCGTGGCATTCGGCACAAATTTCCTCCATGTCCTGACAATCTTTGGCATAGTAACCGCCTTCTTTGGCTCACTGCTCTCGCTGGTCGCAACCGACATTAAACGAGTCATCGCGTACTCCTCAATCGCGCATATGGGCTACATTATGTTCGGCCTCTCACTGTTCCCAGTGGCGCTGGCAAGCGGCAACCAAGTGCTTCTGGCATCGGCAACCTCAATCGCAATCGTCGGCACCGTCCTGCACATAGTCACCCACGCAGCAAGCAAGGGGCTTTTCTTCCTCACCGCAGGAGGCGTCATGCACCAAACCGAAAAACGCGACATCCGCGAAATGGGCGGCCTCGCCAGCAAAATGCCCTTCTCCGCGGTCTCAGGAACCATCGCAGCCCTCAGCATCGCAGGTGCCCCGCCGCTGGCATGCTTCATCAGCGAATTCCTCATCTTCGTAGGCGCATTCCAAATCATCAACACACCCGGCGGCAGCTTCTACATCTGGCCCACAGCAATCATGCTCATCGCAACCGTGTTCTCCTTGGCGTACTCGCTAAGATTCATCTCCAAAGTATTCCTGGGACAATCCAAGGACGAAATGGGCCTGGTTGAAGTTGCCCACGACGCACATGGCAGCCAAAGCCCCGCAGAAGCCAAACCTGAGGGACATGGCCACAAAATCATCGATATACCCAACTACATGAAGGCGGCTCTGGCAATCTTGGCGGTGCTGGTTGTGTTAATCGGCATTTACCCAACCTTCTTCATGCAACTAATACAGACGGTGACATTTGGTTAGGTGAAAATGTATGGTTACACTAATTGACGTCATATTACCCATCTTCACTCTGATAATCGCAGCGCTACTAACCATCCCCATCTATAAGGTAATCCGCAAAAGCAGCACCCACCGAACAGCGTTGACGCTGGCATGGGTCCTCGCTGTCTTTGCCATAGCCTGCTTAACCGTCGCTAACCTTACGCTCAGCTACTACAGCGTATCCAACCCCGGCGCCATAACCTTAACTTTGGATGGCTCAGCTGACGCCGCAATCAGCACCTCCTTCCTAGTCGACGCCATATCCATCTACATGGCCATCATAATGGTCGCCGTCGCCGCAGTCGTAGTCATCTACACCGTGTTCTTCATGAACACCAACGAGCGCCCCTCAGACCGCTACCTCGCCATCATGCTCATACTCACCGCCACACTCATAGGCGCAGTCCTCGCAGGTGACCTGTTAACCTTCTTCATCTTCTGGGAAGCCGCCACCGCAGGCGCAGCGTTCTTGATGATGTACCGCAAAAACGCCTTCAGCCTAAACGCGACCCTCAAGTACCTGGTTATGGTCATCATTGCCTCAGCGTTTGTGCTGCTGGGCTTATCCATCGTTTACGGCATCACGGGCACACTCAACTACATCGCGCTCCGCGACGCCTTAGGCACAATATCATCAGCTAACATGAACTTGCTCCTAATCGCCTTCGTCTTCGTTGCCGCCGGCTACGCGATTGAAGCAGCAATCGTTCCCTTCCACTTCTGGCTCCCCGACGCATACACCGCCGCCCCCGCGCCCTCAGCCGCGTTCCTCTCAGCGCTTGTGGACCAGGGCAGCTACTACATCCTCATCCGCATCCTACTCTACATCGTGCTTCCACCCAGCCAAGGACCCATCGACTGGACAATAATGCTGGCTATACTGGCAGCGTTAACCATGATTGTAGGCAACATCTTTGCGCTTATCCAAAACAA is a window from the Candidatus Bathyarchaeota archaeon genome containing:
- a CDS encoding NADH-quinone oxidoreductase subunit M, encoding MEFPALLLVFLITSLSIPFVYWTGKKSIKGAAAFVASIAAVNMALVASTIPTVMNSAEHQYFETYTWIPDIINTEFTLFVDGISVSIALISLALIFVASIYSINYMAGKKNLPAYYALLTMLSVGLIGVFLTSNMILFYFCWELMLVPAYFIVGEWGYRNSYKSALKLFIFTHAGAVFVLLGIGALYWLTGSTDMFTAQRGLLTSTVPDAVNIAKYVLIALTAGFAVKMAVFPVHLWLPDAHSEAPAPMSALLSGVIISAGAYAILRLSFGVVFPAVGVAFGTNFLHVLTIFGIVTAFFGSLLSLVATDIKRVIAYSSIAHMGYIMFGLSLFPVALASGNQVLLASATSIAIVGTVLHIVTHAASKGLFFLTAGGVMHQTEKRDIREMGGLASKMPFSAVSGTIAALSIAGAPPLACFISEFLIFVGAFQIINTPGGSFYIWPTAIMLIATVFSLAYSLRFISKVFLGQSKDEMGLVEVAHDAHGSQSPAEAKPEGHGHKIIDIPNYMKAALAILAVLVVLIGIYPTFFMQLIQTVTFG
- a CDS encoding NADH-quinone oxidoreductase subunit N, translating into MVTLIDVILPIFTLIIAALLTIPIYKVIRKSSTHRTALTLAWVLAVFAIACLTVANLTLSYYSVSNPGAITLTLDGSADAAISTSFLVDAISIYMAIIMVAVAAVVVIYTVFFMNTNERPSDRYLAIMLILTATLIGAVLAGDLLTFFIFWEAATAGAAFLMMYRKNAFSLNATLKYLVMVIIASAFVLLGLSIVYGITGTLNYIALRDALGTISSANMNLLLIAFVFVAAGYAIEAAIVPFHFWLPDAYTAAPAPSAAFLSALVDQGSYYILIRILLYIVLPPSQGPIDWTIMLAILAALTMIVGNIFALIQNNIKRLIAYICVADVGYNLVAITSATSLGLAGNLYFFLIGALTTAAAFMAVGIMNRHGFHTLEDFQGLGKKMPYSSIALVLAGLSFAGVPPLAGFIAKYFVFTAAITVDLTWLAVIGVLTSVLQTAYIFRLINIMYGKPSKITTDIKENKYVLIPVFILVIAIFILGLFPNTVLQLIQPATTQLPFITP